A single window of Acidobacteriota bacterium DNA harbors:
- a CDS encoding IS630 family transposase (programmed frameshift) produces the protein MPTKKYHVALTDEERASLEQMLHRGKHSARKLTRARILLKADEGLDDLAIAEEVQTSRPTVERTRQRFTLVRLEALEERPRPGRKPKLNEQAQARLIAEACSAAPEGRECWTLQLLADRLVELQLTESCSQDTVRRVLKKNELKPWLKQQWCIPEVSGAFVAAMEDVLALYAEPYDSKRPKVNFDETSRQLIAETRTPRPAAPGRPRRFDGEYERRGTRNLFIHCEPQTGWRHVVVTARRTKHDFAQQMKWLVDERYPEAQVIRLILDNLNTHGPGSLYEAFAPAEARRLIKKLEFHYTPRHGSWLNMAEIELSILQRQCLNRHIPDEETLRREAAAWEQQRNDAQETIDWRFSITDAREKLKRLYPSLSVR, from the exons ATGCCTACGAAAAAGTACCACGTCGCCTTGACTGATGAAGAGCGTGCCAGCCTGGAGCAGATGCTCCATCGTGGAAAACATTCGGCGCGCAAGCTGACGCGCGCTCGGATTCTGCTCAAAGCCGATGAAGGCCTGGACGATCTGGCGATCGCCGAAGAAGTCCAGACCAGCCGACCCACCGTCGAGCGTACGCGCCAACGCTTCACGCTCGTGCGGTTGGAGGCGCTGGAAGAACGCCCGCGTCCGGGCAGAAAACCGAAGCTTAATGAACAAGCTCAAGCGCGCTTGATTGCCGAGGCGTGCAGTGCCGCACCTGAAGGGCGGGAATGTTGGACGCTGCAACTGTTGGCTGACCGCCTCGTCGAGTTGCAACTCACGGAGTCCTGTTCCCAGGACACGGTCCGGCGGGTGCTCAAAAAAA ACGAACTCAAGCCCTGGCTTAAACAACAGTGGTGTATCCCAGAAGTCAGCGGAGCCTTTGTCGCGGCGATGGAAGATGTCCTGGCACTCTATGCCGAGCCGTATGATTCGAAGCGTCCGAAGGTTAACTTTGACGAGACGAGCCGCCAATTGATCGCCGAGACGCGCACCCCACGGCCAGCCGCGCCAGGGCGGCCACGGCGGTTTGACGGTGAATATGAACGCCGCGGGACGCGCAATCTCTTCATTCACTGTGAGCCGCAAACTGGGTGGCGGCACGTGGTGGTCACCGCGCGGCGCACCAAACACGACTTCGCCCAGCAGATGAAGTGGTTGGTTGACGAACGTTACCCAGAGGCTCAAGTGATTCGCCTTATCTTGGATAACCTCAACACCCACGGCCCGGGCTCGCTTTATGAAGCCTTCGCGCCCGCCGAAGCTCGGCGGTTGATCAAGAAGTTGGAGTTTCATTACACGCCCAGGCATGGCAGTTGGTTGAATATGGCCGAAATCGAGTTGAGCATTTTGCAACGTCAGTGCCTCAACCGGCACATCCCAGACGAAGAAACTCTCAGACGAGAGGCCGCGGCTTGGGAGCAGCAGCGCAATGACGCGCAGGAAACTATTGATTGGCGCTTCTCGATTACGGACGCGCGTGAAAAACTCAAACGACTTTATCCATCACTTTCTGTGCGATGA